The DNA region GTCTGCCCGGGCGGTGCCGTTCTCTTGCCCTCACCATGCTTTATCCAAGGGGGCAACTGGATGCTGCCCGTCGCCTCTTCAGCTTTTTTTTCCCACTGGCTTCTCTTATAGCCGTGATGCCTGTGGGCAACATGGACCGCTGGATAGCTTATGATGCGGATGAGCGTGCCGCAGACCAACTGACACAGGCACTCTACACGCAGCCTGTCACGGATGTTCCTGCCGCTTTCAGGCTCTATTGCCTGGTGGTTCCCTCGGGAGAGGCGGCCACTGCACTGATGGGGCGGCAACTGTCGGTTCGCCTGCGCAGGCTGGTGCTTTCCCTGGGCTCTCTTTATGTGGGAGCCATTCCGTTGCATGCCGTCAGTTCGGGGGACTTCGGCAGATACCTGCCTTCTGTGGCTTCCCGCTTGCTGGTGCAGATGGGTGGCATGCCGTGGATGCCCCGCTGTTTTGCTTCGCAGGACACCGACCTCATTGCCGGATTCTCTTGTTCACGTCCCTCGCAAGGTTTCGAGCCTTTCAGTGCGGTTACTTTCTACAACGATCCTTCACGGGGTTGTTGCTTCGACCTTTGCAAGGCTGAGGAGAAGTTCTCACTGTTCTTTTCTTCGCGCTTCAGGAGGGCTTACGAACAGTTTCTGACCGACCACCGTGATAGCCCTCCCCAGCGTTTGGTAGTTTATTGCCACCGGGATCTTCCGACGGAGCCTCTGCTGTCTCTGGTACGCTGGATGGTTCCGTATTCGGATGCTGTGCCGGTGGTGCTGGCGCAAGTGCGGCGCACGTCGAGGGCTATGCTCCGTCACTATGCTCCCGATGCTCCCGGCTGTATGCCTCCTGCAGGAACCGTTCTGGGCTGCACTGATGACACTTTTCTTCTTTTCTGCCGCGATTTCCGTCCGGCATCCGATTCCTCTCGCGCTTTTTATCCTTATCCATTGGAGGTCAGGCTTAACCGACTTTGTGCCGATGGCAGCTTTCAGCCATTGTTACCCTCCGAGGCGGATGGGGTGCTGGTGCAAGCCTTCCAGCTGGTCCGGGCCAATCCGGCGTGTGTGGACGGCAGTCCTTTGCCCCTCGTACTGTCGCACACCGACCGCTTGTTGCGCCATCGTTGCCAGGAGTGGCGGCTTGAAATGGCGGACCGCATTGCCATGGACTAAAGTTCGCGGCAATGTGGCAACGTGGCAATTTGGCAACCAACTGTGCAAAACTGTGCAAAACGACGCAAAAATCACACGCTTTTAAAATCTCCTTTCTTTACAGCTTACCTTTGCTTGTGGCTGAACGGTAAAGGCTCCTGCATCGCCGTGCTGCTGCAGAGGCATCGTGCCTGTTTGCTGCTGCCTGTCTTCTTCAGCCCCTGAGACTTGGTCGCATTGACCGGTCCTGATCCCTAAAATATACGATAATGGGAGAAATTAAAAGAGGAATCCTCGGTGGATTCAGTGGAAAAGTGGGTACCGTAGTGGGTAGTACCTGGAAAGATGTGAGTTATATGCGTGCGCTGGCCATCAGTGTCAGTAACCCCCGCACTCCGAAACAACAGACGCAACGCGGCAAGTTTGCCATGAGCATGACTTTCTTGCGTGCCATTATTCCTTATGTTCGCGTAGGTTATCATACTTATGCCAAGGGGCGCACGGCTTTCAACGCGGCGATGTCCTACATCCTGCGCCATGCCATCACCGGTTTGGCTCCTCAGCTCGCTGTCGATTATGAGCGTGTACTGGTGGCCCGTGGCACCTTGATGCCCGTCTTCAATGCTTCGGCTGCCTTGGCCGATGGCAAGCTGACCCTGACGTGGAAGGATAACAGCAAAATGGGAGATGCTCTCTCTACTGACCAGGCGATGCCGCTGGTTTACAACAAGGAACGCGGCGAGGCCTACTACGATCTGGAAGCTGCCACCCGTGCCGACGGCACTGTGCAGTTGACGTTGCCCGATGACTGGGAGGACAAGGCGCTGGCCGTTTATCTTGCTTTTCGTAGTGAAGACGGTAGCCGTGTCACCAACAGCATTTGCCTGAAAGATGACGCTTACGAGGGCAGCGGCTCGGGCGGCAATGCCGGAGGCGGCGACAAGCCCGGTGGCGGCGGTCTGGATGAGAATCCGTTGGGATAGAAGCTGAAGCCTGAGGTTTCGGAAATTAAAAATTAAGAATTAAAAATTAAAGGCTGCGCGGCTATTTATCATTTATTATTTAAACAGCAATTTATCGTGAGAAAGATAAACTATATCGTGGTGCATTGTAGCGCCACCCGTGAAGATCGTCCTTTTTCGGTGGAAGCCCTTCGTGCAGAGCACCTCCGTCGTGGTTTCCGGGATATCGGTTACCACTACTACATCCGCTGTGACGGTACGGTGGTGAATACCCGTCCCCTCGCCCTTGTGGGGGCGCATGTCAAGGGGATGAATGCTCACAGCGTCGGCATCTGCTATGAAGGCGGACTGGACGCTGAAGGCAGGCCGAAGGATACCCGTACGCCGGAACAGCGTAGTGTCCTGCGCCTGCTGGTACATCAGTTGCTGCGCCGCTTCCAGGGCGATGTGCGCGTCTGCGGGCATCGTGACCTTAGCCCGGATAGGAATGGCGACGGCGTGGTGGAACCTGCGGAGTGGATGAAGGAGTGTCCGTGCTTTGAAGTGAGCCGTGAACTCTGATTTTTCAATTTTCAACTATCATTTTTCAAATTACCGGAAAGGAGGTGTTTTTATAATGGCAATCAAGAAATCCGTTTGGAGTATGGTCTTGAAGGTGGCTATGGCAGTACTGACAACAATAGCCGGAGTGCTGGGAGTTAATGCGATGACACCGTAAAATGCATCTTATAGCCCGAGGCTCCTCTGTTTGTCTTATTGGATATTTCGGACAGGGTGAGCCTCTTTTTTTTCTTAGAATATTCATTAAAACCAAGAAATGATGAAAAACAAATTGATATCTTTCTTTATCGCTTTATTTTTGATGTCTGCTGCTGCGGCATCACAAAATATAAATTATACGTATGATGGTGCGGGAAATCGTGTATCACGCACACAAACGCAAAGCGGTCCGTTTACCCCTGCTTGGGGCGCAGAACGCTCTGCTGTGAATTCCGGCAGTATCGGAAATCTCGTGTATGCCACTCCCGGTAATTATGCGCTTGATGAAAGTCGGCCGGTGGGAAACATACCCTATACTTTCAATGTGAATTCCAACGGCTCTTCTGCTTTTACTATCCCTCTGTCGTTGCTTCAAGGACAGGCGGGGATGACTCCTGAGCTGAATATAGTTTATAACAGTCTGACAGGTGAGGGCATCCTGGGGTATGGCATGAAATTGTCATGTATCTCTTCGATCACAAGGTGTGGGAAACGGAACTTTTATGATGGTTCAAACAGTGCCGTGTTGCCTTTAATTCCCAATGAGTATTTTTTTGAATTGGATGGCCTGCGTCTGATTAAGGATCCCAAAACTTCTCTGTATCTGAAAGAAGTGGATGATTTCTCCCGTATAGAAAATCATTACAGTGCATTGGGAGATTTATGCCAATACTTTGAAGTGCGTCAAAAAGATGGTACCCGGCTGTTCTATGGAGATATATGAAGGGACCGGAGCTTGCCAAAGAAATGAAAGGGACAACTGGCAAGTAGCGGCACCACCGGACATGGATCTGTTTATACTTACACTGCTGCCGGCTTATTGCAGAAAGAGGTGAAGACCATCAAGGATCGGACTCTCACTAAAGGTTATGCCTATGACGACAAGGGACGTTTGTTCACCTATACCAGCCCGTCGGGGCTTGTGCAGAAGCTTGCTTACGATGCTTCTTATAATTTGATATCCATCACCGATAACGCCACTAACACCCGGTTGTGGGAAGCGATGAGTTACAACGATCAGGGCTTGCTTTCCGATGATATGAATTGTGGAGGTGGACAAATTACTTATACTTATGACCAAATGGGAAGGTATAAATCCATATCTAATTCTCTGATAGATTTTGGTTATCAGTATAATCAGGGTGGCTTGCTAACACAGCGCATTGAAAGGTTTGGTGGTAACAGACTGACCGAGACTTTTGATTATGATGCAGGTGGATGCTTGACTTCCACATAATGCACCTGGCTCTCCTTTAGCGAAAATAGACCTGATGGTAGAATATGCTCCCGTTGACCAATAGTTGAGTTATTATAAGAATAATCCTCCTTGTACCATTGTTCAAGGTGGTTATACCCGTACTTACGAGTATGATGCCAATAATCAGCGAGATTACAGTGTGCTAACAGTTTCTTCTTCCACCCTTCCGTTTGCGGCAGGTAGACGTTATTATTTTGATGATTTTGAGCGAAATATTAACACCGGAAATGGTGCGGTTATGGATTTAGATTATATCTTTGCCGATGGACGTTTGGTTGCTCTGGTTCGTACAGTGGGCGGCAAGAAGACTTGCTATGGGGTGACGACTGATCGTCTGGGTTCTTTGATGTGTCTTTATACAGGTGAAGGTATTGTTCAGAAGTTTTCGTATGATGCCTGGGGCAATCGTCGTGACCCGTTGACGGGAGTTGTTCTGAATAATGCGGAGCTTGCTTCAGCCAGCAGTATCACTACCCGCGGATATACGGGTCACGAGCATATAGATGAAATGGGGCTTATCCACATGAATGCCCGTCTTTATGATTCTCGGACAGGTCTGTTTGTCAGCATTGATCCTCAGGCGGGGAGTTATCTTAGTACGTATCCTTATACTTACTGTGGTGGTGATCCGATGAATGGTGTCGACCTTACGGGAGAAGATTATTGGAGTACGAGTGATCCGAATGTCATCTATGATCTTTGGAAGTACTACAACGATAATAAAGGGATAGGCGGCTATAACTTTCAGGGCTGGTATCAGATGTCGGACAAGGACTTCCTTGCGGCTTATGACAAGTATGGTGAAAAAGCTTTGACCTGCAACGATCAGACTTCTACGCTCTACACTTCTTATGGCAGGGTTGAGAATGGGGAAGTGGTGATTTATGGGAAACAGATAAAGCTGAGCCAATCTTCCTATCGTCCTGTTGAAGACAATGAGTACTTGATTACCGGAGAGCCTCCTTTACCTGGATTTAGCGCGTTCAAGTGGGCTTCGTTGTGGAAGAATTCTAAGAAAATTTGGAGTACAACAAAAAGTTTAAGTGGAGTAAAGAACGCCTATAATCATTGGATAAAACATTCAAAAGATTTTTCGCAATTTAAAAATGCAAAACAATATGTTGAAGGAGCGA from Bacteroides sp. MSB163 includes:
- a CDS encoding DUF6266 family protein yields the protein MGEIKRGILGGFSGKVGTVVGSTWKDVSYMRALAISVSNPRTPKQQTQRGKFAMSMTFLRAIIPYVRVGYHTYAKGRTAFNAAMSYILRHAITGLAPQLAVDYERVLVARGTLMPVFNASAALADGKLTLTWKDNSKMGDALSTDQAMPLVYNKERGEAYYDLEAATRADGTVQLTLPDDWEDKALAVYLAFRSEDGSRVTNSICLKDDAYEGSGSGGNAGGGDKPGGGGLDENPLG
- a CDS encoding N-acetylmuramoyl-L-alanine amidase, which codes for MRKINYIVVHCSATREDRPFSVEALRAEHLRRGFRDIGYHYYIRCDGTVVNTRPLALVGAHVKGMNAHSVGICYEGGLDAEGRPKDTRTPEQRSVLRLLVHQLLRRFQGDVRVCGHRDLSPDRNGDGVVEPAEWMKECPCFEVSREL
- a CDS encoding smalltalk protein is translated as MAIKKSVWSMVLKVAMAVLTTIAGVLGVNAMTP
- a CDS encoding SpvB/TcaC N-terminal domain-containing protein, with amino-acid sequence MMKNKLISFFIALFLMSAAAASQNINYTYDGAGNRVSRTQTQSGPFTPAWGAERSAVNSGSIGNLVYATPGNYALDESRPVGNIPYTFNVNSNGSSAFTIPLSLLQGQAGMTPELNIVYNSLTGEGILGYGMKLSCISSITRCGKRNFYDGSNSAVLPLIPNEYFFELDGLRLIKDPKTSLYLKEVDDFSRIENHYSALGDLCQYFEVRQKDGTRLFYGDI
- a CDS encoding RHS repeat domain-containing protein — encoded protein: MKTIKDRTLTKGYAYDDKGRLFTYTSPSGLVQKLAYDASYNLISITDNATNTRLWEAMSYNDQGLLSDDMNCGGGQITYTYDQMGRYKSISNSLIDFGYQYNQGGLLTQRIERFGGNRLTETFDYDAGGCLTST
- a CDS encoding RHS repeat-associated core domain-containing protein, whose protein sequence is MSYYKNNPPCTIVQGGYTRTYEYDANNQRDYSVLTVSSSTLPFAAGRRYYFDDFERNINTGNGAVMDLDYIFADGRLVALVRTVGGKKTCYGVTTDRLGSLMCLYTGEGIVQKFSYDAWGNRRDPLTGVVLNNAELASASSITTRGYTGHEHIDEMGLIHMNARLYDSRTGLFVSIDPQAGSYLSTYPYTYCGGDPMNGVDLTGEDYWSTSDPNVIYDLWKYYNDNKGIGGYNFQGWYQMSDKDFLAAYDKYGEKALTCNDQTSTLYTSYGRVENGEVVIYGKQIKLSQSSYRPVEDNEYLITGEPPLPGFSAFKWASLWKNSKKIWSTTKSLSGVKNAYNHWIKHSKDFSQFKNAKQYVEGAKDFLHNPPKGTFTKVRANGGILRYNPFTNTFGVMNADGIPKTLFKPTRGLEYWFNQ